In Actinomadura citrea, a single window of DNA contains:
- a CDS encoding ABC transporter substrate-binding protein, with the protein MTRPIARRRRLAAFAVAAAAALPAAACNGGTQSGEIKIGFITANTGPVAFAGQTFGNGTQLAIDQLNREGYLGGGRKIKLVRKEGAESPARAVEQAKQLAGDQGVVGAICCILSPVAGAVKPITTAAKLPLDIYGATDLGLEDPPYVVRTATLPQDANKSLAQKVAQQAKPASVAYAVTQDNSGWVSQLKSFQQGFAGTAVRDLGTVNTLAAQTDFSGAAGQLMAKNPEAIVIAALQQSSISLIKALRSRGYKGLIVSAETIGSPGAFKAAGRTLADVPFPVYFFSGKASAQGQKFAQTYKAKYGTDPDDYAAQGYMAAYMMATAVKDSGKDVTRESVAKALSDIKKLDGTIYGTVQFQQGQLHAPSSIVHITWTADGRQTEWAPSGPAAS; encoded by the coding sequence ATGACACGACCCATTGCCCGCCGACGGCGGCTGGCCGCGTTCGCCGTCGCCGCGGCCGCCGCCCTGCCGGCCGCGGCGTGCAACGGCGGAACGCAGAGCGGCGAGATCAAGATCGGGTTCATCACGGCGAACACCGGGCCCGTCGCTTTCGCCGGCCAGACGTTCGGCAACGGCACCCAGCTCGCGATCGACCAGCTGAACCGGGAGGGCTACCTCGGCGGTGGACGCAAGATCAAGCTGGTGCGGAAGGAGGGGGCCGAGTCCCCGGCGCGGGCCGTCGAGCAGGCGAAGCAGCTCGCGGGCGACCAGGGCGTCGTGGGAGCGATCTGCTGCATCCTGTCGCCGGTGGCGGGCGCGGTGAAGCCCATCACCACGGCCGCCAAGCTGCCGCTCGACATCTACGGCGCCACCGACCTCGGCCTGGAGGACCCGCCGTACGTGGTCCGCACCGCGACCCTTCCGCAGGACGCCAACAAGAGCCTCGCGCAGAAGGTGGCCCAGCAGGCCAAGCCCGCGTCGGTCGCCTACGCGGTCACCCAGGACAACTCCGGCTGGGTCTCCCAGTTGAAGAGCTTTCAGCAGGGCTTCGCCGGCACCGCCGTCCGGGACCTCGGGACGGTCAACACCCTCGCCGCCCAGACCGACTTCAGTGGCGCGGCGGGCCAGCTCATGGCCAAGAACCCCGAGGCCATCGTCATCGCCGCGCTGCAGCAGTCGTCCATCTCCCTGATCAAGGCACTGCGCAGCCGCGGCTACAAGGGGCTGATCGTGTCGGCCGAGACGATCGGCAGCCCCGGGGCGTTCAAGGCCGCGGGCAGGACGCTGGCGGACGTTCCTTTCCCGGTGTACTTCTTCAGCGGGAAGGCCAGCGCCCAGGGCCAGAAGTTCGCTCAGACCTACAAGGCCAAGTACGGGACGGATCCCGATGACTACGCCGCCCAGGGCTACATGGCCGCGTACATGATGGCCACGGCCGTGAAGGATTCGGGCAAGGACGTCACGCGAGAAAGCGTGGCCAAGGCGCTGTCGGACATCAAGAAGCTCGACGGCACCATCTACGGCACGGTGCAGTTCCAGCAGGGCCAGCTTCACGCGCCCAGCAGCATCGTCCACATCACCTGGACCGCGGACGGCCGCCAGACCGAATGGGCGCCGTCCGGCCCGGCCGCATCCTGA
- a CDS encoding branched-chain amino acid ABC transporter permease has protein sequence MLFLQQLVNGIALGAVYALFAVGFGVVFSTMRILNLAQGVYATWGALVAYWAVANAGLPFAAACLIGTATGALTAVVVDQVAFQPLRSRGGEQLLGTIITSVALWIALREVASLATGAAPLGFPPGTVPDGLLHVGGVRVLTTQIIAVVCAVAVTTMIHLLLRRTRLGTAIRAVGHDRGAAMLGGVNPRAAILTAAALAGAATGLAGVLYADNQTFTFGLGDGLLLQGFAAVVLGGMGDVRGAAFGGFMIGIVQVLSAQYISNSFQDAITFGLLLVVLVARPRGLFRTVELGRA, from the coding sequence ATGCTGTTCCTCCAGCAACTCGTCAACGGAATCGCGCTGGGCGCCGTGTACGCGCTGTTCGCGGTGGGTTTCGGGGTCGTGTTCTCAACGATGCGGATCCTGAACCTCGCGCAGGGCGTCTACGCCACCTGGGGCGCGCTCGTCGCCTACTGGGCGGTCGCGAACGCCGGCCTGCCGTTCGCCGCGGCCTGCCTGATCGGCACCGCGACGGGGGCGCTGACGGCGGTGGTGGTCGACCAGGTCGCCTTCCAGCCGCTTCGCTCGCGCGGCGGCGAGCAACTGCTCGGCACGATCATCACCAGCGTGGCGCTGTGGATCGCGCTGCGCGAGGTCGCCAGCCTGGCCACCGGCGCCGCGCCGCTCGGCTTCCCGCCGGGCACGGTCCCGGACGGCCTGCTGCACGTCGGCGGCGTCCGGGTGCTGACCACGCAGATCATCGCGGTCGTCTGCGCGGTGGCGGTGACCACGATGATCCATCTCCTGCTCCGGCGCACCAGGCTGGGCACGGCCATCCGCGCGGTCGGGCACGACCGCGGCGCCGCCATGCTCGGCGGCGTGAACCCGCGCGCGGCCATCCTCACCGCGGCGGCGCTGGCCGGGGCCGCGACCGGGCTGGCCGGGGTGCTCTACGCCGACAACCAGACCTTCACCTTCGGGCTGGGCGACGGCCTGCTCCTGCAGGGCTTCGCGGCGGTCGTCCTCGGCGGCATGGGCGATGTGCGCGGCGCCGCGTTCGGCGGATTCATGATCGGCATCGTCCAGGTGCTGTCGGCCCAGTACATCTCCAACTCCTTCCAGGACGCGATCACGTTCGGTCTGCTGCTCGTCGTCCTGGTCGCACGGCCGCGCGGCCTGTTCCGGACCGTCGAACTCGGGAGGGCCTAG
- a CDS encoding branched-chain amino acid ABC transporter permease: protein MGTQLTLLTSATEFALAGALLALSTYVTLWAGLLSFATVSFAAVGAFAATHLMSSAGLGLWPALAVGGIGGGLLAAVAGLLLIRLAEHWLALATVALILVTRVIVVNLGDLTGGSMGEVVPVEVHLWQLVVVLALACLFLARLARSRFGTAAVATREDPTAAATMGVRVRRVQVAAFVISGFLGGVAGVLQAGLLRYIDPDTFYIDLAVTVIACVVLGGAYHWFGSVIGAVVFTGLPVYINQFVGQGQSIINGALLLIIMIWVPGGLVDPLRWRRLRERRRPAAPVSSDPVEVGT from the coding sequence ATGGGAACGCAACTGACACTGCTGACCAGCGCCACGGAGTTCGCGCTCGCCGGCGCGCTGCTGGCGCTCAGCACGTACGTGACGCTGTGGGCCGGGCTGCTCAGCTTCGCCACCGTGAGCTTCGCCGCGGTCGGGGCCTTCGCCGCGACGCACCTGATGTCGTCCGCCGGACTCGGGCTGTGGCCCGCGCTGGCCGTCGGCGGGATCGGCGGCGGCCTGCTGGCCGCGGTGGCCGGGCTCCTGCTGATCCGGCTCGCGGAGCACTGGCTGGCCCTCGCCACGGTCGCGCTGATCCTGGTCACCCGGGTGATCGTGGTGAACCTGGGCGACCTGACAGGCGGCTCCATGGGTGAGGTGGTGCCGGTGGAGGTCCACCTGTGGCAGCTCGTGGTCGTCCTTGCGCTGGCATGCCTGTTCCTGGCCCGCCTCGCCCGGTCGCGGTTCGGGACCGCGGCGGTGGCGACCCGGGAGGACCCGACGGCCGCGGCCACCATGGGCGTCCGGGTGCGCCGGGTCCAGGTGGCCGCCTTCGTCATCAGCGGCTTCCTCGGCGGGGTCGCCGGCGTCCTCCAGGCAGGGCTGCTGCGCTACATCGACCCCGACACCTTCTACATCGACCTGGCCGTCACCGTCATCGCCTGCGTCGTCCTCGGCGGCGCCTACCACTGGTTCGGGTCGGTCATCGGCGCGGTCGTCTTCACCGGGCTGCCGGTGTACATCAACCAGTTCGTCGGCCAGGGCCAGTCGATCATCAACGGCGCCCTGCTGCTGATCATCATGATCTGGGTGCCGGGCGGGCTGGTGGACCCGCTGCGCTGGCGAAGGCTGCGGGAGCGGCGGCGTCCGGCGGCCCCGGTGTCGTCCGACCCGGTGGAGGTGGGAACGTGA
- a CDS encoding ABC transporter ATP-binding protein, whose translation MTGNAALEVDGLAKRFGGLSVLTSVGLTVPRDTVFGIAGPNGAGKTTLLNIVSGLMPADAGSITLFGDPCHNLRAAALARKGVARTFQNIRLLRGLTVVEQVLAGSFRHRRVDSVRGLAGTPRARAELRDLRERSLDVLASVGLRDAADRLAETLPYGDQRRLEIARALVSRPRLLLLDEPTAGMNAADWGGIGELITRLRDDGTTIIVVEHNMRLIQTVCDQVAVLASGEVIACDDPAVCLHRPEVRKAYFGK comes from the coding sequence GTGACCGGCAACGCCGCTCTGGAAGTCGACGGGTTGGCCAAACGGTTCGGCGGGCTGAGCGTGCTGACCTCGGTCGGCCTCACCGTCCCCCGCGACACCGTCTTCGGGATAGCCGGGCCGAACGGCGCCGGGAAGACGACGCTGCTGAACATCGTCAGCGGCCTGATGCCCGCCGACGCCGGCTCCATCACGCTGTTCGGCGACCCCTGCCACAACCTCCGGGCGGCCGCGCTCGCCCGGAAGGGCGTCGCCCGGACCTTCCAGAACATCCGGCTGCTGCGCGGCCTCACCGTCGTGGAACAGGTCCTGGCGGGCTCCTTCCGGCACCGGCGCGTGGACAGCGTGCGCGGCCTCGCCGGGACGCCGCGCGCCCGCGCCGAACTCCGCGACCTGCGGGAACGGTCACTCGACGTGCTCGCCTCCGTCGGCCTGCGTGACGCGGCCGACCGGCTCGCCGAGACCCTCCCCTACGGCGACCAGCGACGCCTGGAGATCGCGCGAGCCCTGGTCTCGCGCCCCCGGCTGCTCCTGCTGGACGAGCCGACCGCGGGTATGAACGCCGCCGACTGGGGCGGGATCGGAGAGCTGATCACGAGGCTGCGCGACGACGGCACCACGATCATCGTCGTCGAGCACAACATGCGACTCATCCAGACCGTCTGCGACCAGGTCGCCGTCCTGGCCTCAGGCGAGGTCATCGCCTGCGACGACCCCGCCGTGTGCCTGCACCGTCCAGAAGTCCGCAAGGCGTACTTCGGCAAATGA
- a CDS encoding ABC transporter ATP-binding protein, whose product MLTVESLEVTYGPIRAVAGLDIKLGRGAVAALIGANGAGKSSTMGAIGGLLRPSGGRVLFDGADVTGMPAHRVARRGMALVPEGRMVVGCLSVQENLDLSAYARGRHRTALVDEVYDLFPRLAERRSQTAALMSGGEQQMLAIGRALMTAPSVLLLDEPSMGLSPAMVDTVFSAISAIRAAGMTMLLVEQNAALAFPMADHVCLLQRGVIVAEGTPEELERTPDTIARHLGIDEEPRPESKGVTA is encoded by the coding sequence ATGCTGACCGTCGAGTCGCTGGAGGTGACCTACGGTCCCATCCGCGCCGTCGCGGGTCTCGACATCAAGCTCGGCCGCGGCGCCGTCGCAGCCCTGATCGGCGCGAACGGCGCCGGGAAGTCGAGCACGATGGGCGCGATCGGCGGGCTGCTCCGGCCGTCGGGCGGGCGCGTCCTGTTCGACGGCGCGGACGTCACCGGGATGCCCGCCCACCGGGTCGCCCGACGGGGGATGGCGCTCGTTCCCGAAGGCCGGATGGTCGTCGGCTGCCTCAGCGTCCAGGAGAACCTGGACCTGTCGGCCTATGCGCGCGGGCGGCACCGCACCGCCCTCGTCGACGAGGTGTACGACCTGTTCCCGCGCCTGGCCGAACGCCGTTCCCAGACCGCCGCGCTGATGTCCGGCGGTGAACAGCAGATGCTGGCGATCGGCCGCGCCCTGATGACCGCCCCGTCCGTCCTGCTGCTGGACGAGCCGTCGATGGGCCTGTCCCCCGCCATGGTGGACACCGTCTTCTCGGCGATCAGCGCGATCCGGGCCGCGGGCATGACCATGCTCCTGGTCGAGCAGAACGCCGCCCTCGCCTTCCCGATGGCCGACCACGTCTGCCTCCTCCAGCGGGGCGTGATCGTCGCCGAGGGCACGCCGGAGGAACTGGAGCGGACCCCGGACACCATCGCACGGCATCTGGGCATCGACGAGGAACCGCGTCCCGAGTCGAAGGGGGTGACCGCGTGA
- a CDS encoding AMP-binding protein — protein sequence MSPPWQSLYGEGVPGRIDVGSETVVRLFRRHAAERPDAPQLHYYGATLDRAATDRLSDALAAGLERRGVGRGDRVAVALQNTPVCVLAVLAVWKLGAIVVPVNPMYKARELAHLLADSGARVLIVHPAARATVAALPSAGAPEHVLYSREGAFAGDLPGSWPQDEEDDILAILDQGGAPRSAAPAPDDAALLSYTSGTTGPAKGAINTHRNLAYQVAACSAWIGLGDGDSILTIAPLFHITGLAMHLALGLGAGLPLVLTHRFDAATTTALVERHRPTFTIGSITAFIALLNDPTARRRDLGSLSKILSGGAPVPAPTVQAFAEAFGTYIHNAYGLTESTSALVAVPLGTTAPVDRASGALAIGVPLPGVHVEIRDEEGRPLPAGEIGELATTGPQVAAGYWRNPEQTRASFPDGVLLTGDVGFMDEAGWIYLVDRKKDMIVAAGYKIWPREVEDVLYEHPAVREAAVIGVPDSYRGETVHAFVSLRPGTSATAEELRAFCRERLAVYKAPTGFQIKEDLPKSATGKILRRELRQRPHETGSPSGTPPTSVRREDG from the coding sequence GTGAGCCCGCCCTGGCAGTCCCTGTACGGCGAGGGCGTCCCCGGAAGAATCGACGTGGGGTCCGAAACCGTGGTGCGGCTGTTCCGGCGCCACGCGGCCGAGCGGCCGGATGCGCCGCAACTCCACTACTACGGCGCCACCCTCGATCGCGCCGCGACCGACCGGCTGAGCGACGCGCTCGCGGCGGGACTCGAACGCCGCGGCGTCGGCCGCGGCGACCGGGTCGCCGTCGCGTTGCAGAACACGCCCGTCTGCGTGCTGGCCGTGCTCGCCGTGTGGAAGCTCGGCGCGATCGTCGTGCCGGTCAACCCGATGTACAAGGCGCGGGAGCTGGCCCACCTGCTCGCCGACTCGGGCGCCCGCGTCCTGATCGTCCACCCCGCCGCGCGGGCGACGGTCGCGGCCCTGCCCTCGGCCGGTGCCCCCGAGCACGTCCTGTACTCCCGCGAAGGCGCGTTCGCCGGCGACCTGCCCGGCTCATGGCCGCAGGACGAGGAGGACGACATCCTCGCGATCCTCGACCAGGGCGGTGCGCCCCGGAGCGCCGCCCCCGCCCCCGATGACGCCGCCCTGCTCAGTTACACCTCCGGTACGACGGGCCCGGCGAAGGGCGCGATCAACACCCATCGCAACCTCGCCTACCAGGTCGCCGCCTGCAGCGCCTGGATCGGCCTCGGCGACGGCGACTCGATCCTCACCATCGCCCCGCTGTTCCACATCACCGGGCTCGCCATGCACCTGGCACTCGGTCTCGGCGCCGGGCTGCCGCTCGTCCTGACCCACCGGTTCGACGCCGCGACGACCACTGCCCTCGTCGAACGTCACAGGCCCACCTTCACCATCGGTTCGATCACCGCTTTCATCGCGCTGCTCAACGATCCCACCGCCCGCCGACGCGACCTCGGCTCGCTGTCCAAGATCCTCAGCGGCGGCGCCCCCGTCCCGGCGCCCACGGTGCAGGCGTTCGCCGAAGCCTTCGGCACCTACATCCACAACGCCTACGGGCTGACGGAGAGCACCTCGGCGCTCGTGGCCGTCCCGCTCGGCACGACGGCCCCGGTGGACAGGGCGTCCGGCGCCCTCGCGATCGGCGTCCCGCTCCCCGGCGTCCACGTCGAGATCCGCGACGAGGAGGGGCGGCCCCTCCCGGCGGGCGAGATCGGCGAGTTGGCGACCACGGGCCCGCAGGTCGCGGCGGGATACTGGCGGAACCCCGAACAGACCCGGGCGTCGTTCCCGGACGGCGTCCTGCTCACCGGAGACGTCGGCTTCATGGACGAGGCCGGCTGGATCTACCTCGTCGACCGCAAGAAGGACATGATCGTGGCCGCCGGCTACAAGATCTGGCCGCGCGAGGTCGAGGACGTGCTGTACGAGCACCCCGCCGTGCGGGAGGCGGCCGTCATCGGCGTGCCCGACTCCTACCGCGGCGAGACCGTCCACGCCTTCGTCAGCCTTCGCCCCGGGACCTCCGCGACCGCGGAGGAACTGCGCGCGTTCTGCCGCGAGCGCCTCGCCGTCTACAAGGCGCCGACCGGTTTCCAGATCAAGGAGGATCTTCCGAAGAGCGCCACCGGCAAGATCCTCCGCCGAGAACTGCGTCAACGACCGCACGAGACCGGGTCTCCGAGCGGTACACCTCCGACGTCGGTCAGAAGGGAGGACGGCTGA
- a CDS encoding ABC transporter permease, whose translation MTQHVRAVSSGTSLLPVNLILGVAMVVLLAVAVAVCHFGRLGHTRAVLSAGLRAAVQLAAVSLIIGAVVRYISLVALFVMLMYAVAVRTSGRRLTKGPTWWWAAVPIGAGVAPVLVLLLVTGLLPPRGISVIPIAGILIGGALTATYLSGRRALDELAQRFGEVEAALSLGLADREARLLIARDKAATALVPAIDQTRTVGLVTLPGAFVGMMLGGASPVAAGAVQLFVLIALLAIESIAAFLTLELVARGIVVDAP comes from the coding sequence ATGACCCAGCATGTGCGGGCGGTCTCATCTGGGACGAGCCTGCTTCCCGTCAACCTCATCCTTGGCGTGGCCATGGTGGTCCTGCTGGCGGTGGCCGTGGCGGTCTGCCATTTCGGCCGCCTTGGGCATACCCGTGCTGTTCTGTCCGCTGGGTTGCGCGCAGCCGTCCAGCTCGCCGCCGTCTCGCTGATCATCGGCGCGGTCGTCCGGTACATATCGCTTGTCGCCCTGTTCGTGATGCTGATGTACGCGGTCGCGGTGCGCACCAGCGGCCGCCGGCTCACCAAGGGTCCGACGTGGTGGTGGGCGGCCGTGCCCATCGGCGCGGGCGTCGCCCCCGTCCTGGTCCTTCTGCTGGTCACCGGCCTGCTGCCGCCCAGGGGCATCAGCGTGATCCCCATCGCCGGCATCCTCATCGGCGGCGCGCTCACCGCCACCTATCTGTCCGGCCGGCGCGCCCTGGACGAGCTGGCCCAGCGTTTCGGCGAGGTCGAGGCCGCGCTGTCACTCGGCCTGGCCGACCGTGAGGCGCGCCTGCTCATCGCCCGGGACAAGGCCGCCACCGCGCTCGTGCCCGCGATCGACCAGACGCGCACCGTCGGCCTGGTCACCCTGCCCGGCGCGTTCGTCGGGATGATGCTCGGCGGCGCGTCCCCCGTCGCCGCCGGGGCGGTCCAGCTGTTCGTCCTGATCGCGCTGCTGGCCATCGAGTCGATCGCCGCCTTTCTCACCCTCGAACTGGTGGCACGCGGCATCGTCGTCGACGCCCCATGA
- a CDS encoding alpha/beta hydrolase family esterase gives MDSQFAAVRRGLGAMLLTGTALSAVPAGTAHAAPPAADRVTVTAAGSPAYSLTGELSSGAIAVLDNVASYETNKIQGAGTLPGAEGGTANVSFDIVREGFGMKGTFTLKDPGAGVEVSANVSGQVAVPGEATVKWEGSGTVRRGGAASGRRVSFTVEDRRPDPGDHAVRITHAGQARNAILRLPDGYDGSPRPVLFHFPGLFETPGAAEFFGRMADYAQSRGFIMITPEHYGVGWQGVPAGTPSPDVDDPGFVRRLQDILVERFNADPGRLYASGMSNGGFFTSKMACDNDRFAAFVPVSGQLSDPGACRPGRHVPIVLIHGDGDPLVPYATVQPALDFWTRNNGCGTRTVPTNLPDTAPDDNTTVVRHDHPDCPADGPVTLYQIKGGGHNWPGGTPFLGPFLGGTTYDIDANAVIWDFVSRYRLP, from the coding sequence GTGGACTCCCAGTTCGCCGCGGTGCGGCGCGGCCTTGGCGCCATGCTGCTGACGGGGACGGCCTTGAGCGCCGTCCCCGCAGGAACGGCTCACGCCGCCCCACCCGCCGCAGATCGTGTGACCGTCACCGCGGCCGGGTCACCGGCCTACTCCCTGACGGGTGAGCTGTCCTCGGGAGCCATCGCCGTCCTGGACAATGTCGCGTCCTACGAGACCAACAAGATCCAGGGGGCGGGGACGCTTCCGGGCGCCGAAGGCGGTACCGCGAACGTTTCCTTCGACATCGTTCGCGAAGGCTTCGGGATGAAGGGGACGTTCACCCTCAAGGATCCCGGCGCGGGTGTGGAGGTGTCCGCGAACGTCAGCGGCCAGGTCGCGGTTCCCGGTGAGGCCACGGTGAAGTGGGAGGGGAGCGGGACCGTCCGGCGCGGCGGCGCGGCGTCCGGCCGGCGGGTCTCGTTCACGGTCGAGGACCGCCGTCCCGACCCGGGCGACCACGCCGTTCGCATCACCCACGCCGGACAGGCCAGGAACGCCATCCTCCGGCTGCCCGACGGCTACGACGGTTCTCCGCGTCCGGTGCTGTTCCATTTCCCCGGGCTGTTCGAGACGCCGGGCGCCGCCGAGTTCTTCGGCCGCATGGCCGACTACGCGCAGAGCCGCGGCTTCATCATGATCACCCCCGAGCACTACGGCGTGGGCTGGCAGGGCGTCCCGGCCGGGACGCCGAGCCCGGACGTCGACGATCCCGGCTTCGTCAGGCGGCTGCAGGACATCCTGGTCGAGCGGTTCAACGCCGACCCCGGGCGCCTGTACGCGTCCGGCATGAGCAACGGCGGCTTCTTCACCAGCAAGATGGCCTGCGACAACGATCGGTTCGCCGCTTTCGTACCGGTGTCCGGCCAGCTCAGCGACCCCGGTGCCTGCCGTCCCGGACGCCATGTTCCGATCGTCCTGATCCACGGGGACGGCGACCCCCTCGTCCCCTACGCGACGGTCCAGCCCGCGCTCGACTTCTGGACGCGCAACAACGGCTGCGGCACCAGGACCGTCCCGACGAACCTGCCCGACACCGCTCCCGACGACAACACCACCGTCGTCCGCCATGACCATCCCGACTGCCCGGCGGACGGCCCCGTCACGCTCTACCAGATCAAGGGCGGCGGTCATAACTGGCCCGGCGGGACGCCCTTCCTCGGCCCGTTCCTCGGCGGCACCACCTACGATATCGACGCCAACGCCGTGATCTGGGACTTCGTCTCCCGCTACCGCCTCCCCTGA
- a CDS encoding serine hydrolase domain-containing protein produces MRTKGATAVLLRVRTAGGGEWSGAAGTSDVRTGRPADPAGYFRIGSVTKTFAATVLLQLVDEGRLRLDDPVAEHLPGVVPDGERITVRQILQHTSLLRDYMGDPGWSTNRWRGAQRFRSYKPDRLLAQAFRTPAQNSPDVTWRYSNTNYVVVGKLIERLTGRPYGEEVGRRVLRPLRLTQTIVPGDRPGVPRPHAHGYALLPDGRTVDATRMNPSLDWAAGEMISTTRDLGRFLDGLLGGRLLSPSTLAAMRAVRPTGAGFAYGLGLQEYALPCGKRMIGHSGQLLGYTTYALRSDDGRQMNLSVNLGSSPPPADKLYAFAGKVFC; encoded by the coding sequence GTGAGAACCAAGGGGGCCACGGCCGTCCTGCTCCGGGTGCGAACCGCCGGCGGTGGAGAGTGGTCCGGCGCGGCGGGCACGTCCGACGTCCGGACGGGACGGCCGGCCGATCCGGCCGGGTACTTCCGGATCGGCAGCGTCACCAAGACGTTCGCGGCGACCGTCCTGCTGCAGCTCGTCGACGAGGGGCGGCTGCGGCTCGACGACCCTGTGGCCGAGCACCTGCCCGGCGTCGTCCCGGACGGCGAGCGCATCACGGTGCGGCAGATCCTCCAGCACACCAGCCTGCTTCGCGACTACATGGGCGATCCGGGCTGGTCCACCAACCGCTGGCGCGGGGCGCAGCGGTTCCGCAGTTACAAGCCCGACCGGCTCCTCGCTCAGGCGTTCCGCACCCCCGCCCAGAATTCCCCGGACGTCACCTGGAGATACTCCAACACCAACTACGTGGTCGTGGGGAAGTTGATCGAGCGGCTGACCGGGCGGCCTTACGGGGAGGAGGTGGGACGGCGTGTGCTGCGTCCACTCCGGCTGACTCAGACGATCGTTCCCGGCGACCGGCCCGGGGTTCCCCGCCCGCACGCGCACGGCTACGCACTGCTGCCGGACGGGCGGACCGTGGACGCCACGCGCATGAACCCCTCCCTCGACTGGGCGGCGGGCGAGATGATCTCCACCACCCGTGACCTCGGCCGGTTCCTCGACGGGCTGCTCGGCGGGCGGCTGCTGTCGCCCTCGACGCTCGCCGCGATGCGCGCCGTGCGGCCCACCGGCGCCGGGTTCGCCTACGGGCTCGGGCTCCAGGAGTACGCGCTGCCCTGCGGCAAGCGCATGATCGGGCACAGCGGTCAGCTCCTCGGCTACACCACCTACGCGCTCCGCTCCGACGACGGGCGGCAGATGAACCTGTCGGTCAACCTCGGCTCCTCACCGCCCCCGGCCGACAAGCTCTACGCCTTCGCGGGCAAGGTGTTCTGCTGA
- a CDS encoding SAM-dependent methyltransferase → MSSPWSDELAGFRPEIPNEARILDYLTGGKDHFAVDREAAEQALRIAPDLRVAAVESRRFLRRAVDALVTEGMRQFIDVGCGLPTQGSVHQILQEIAPGCRLICVDNDPVVAAHAASVFGMGGPSRILQADARDPDALMDDPVITSTIDPDEPVGLILHSVLAVIPEDDIADHIVQGLLARVPPGSHLLLTHAISDPAPETTARLAALFQGNKTVRGATTRSNLRTAAEVEELMRGLDLLPPGLVPLHQWRPHTAEPETARRSIWAIGGIGRKP, encoded by the coding sequence GTGTCCTCACCCTGGTCCGACGAACTCGCTGGTTTTCGCCCTGAGATACCCAATGAGGCGCGCATTCTTGATTACCTCACCGGCGGCAAGGACCATTTCGCCGTCGACCGTGAGGCGGCCGAACAGGCGCTGCGGATCGCACCCGATCTCAGAGTCGCCGCCGTGGAGTCGCGTCGGTTCCTGCGCCGCGCGGTGGATGCGCTCGTCACCGAAGGCATGCGGCAGTTCATCGACGTGGGTTGCGGGCTGCCCACACAGGGCAGTGTCCATCAGATCCTCCAGGAGATCGCGCCGGGCTGTCGGCTGATCTGCGTGGACAACGATCCCGTCGTGGCGGCGCACGCCGCATCAGTGTTCGGGATGGGCGGGCCATCCCGGATCCTGCAGGCCGACGCCCGCGACCCCGACGCACTGATGGACGACCCGGTCATCACGTCGACGATCGACCCGGACGAGCCGGTCGGGCTCATCCTGCATTCGGTGCTGGCGGTGATTCCCGAAGACGACATCGCCGACCACATCGTCCAGGGACTTCTGGCGCGGGTCCCGCCGGGCAGTCACCTGCTGCTGACGCACGCCATCAGTGATCCCGCCCCCGAAACGACCGCCCGACTCGCCGCGCTGTTCCAGGGGAACAAGACAGTCCGAGGGGCGACGACGCGCTCGAACCTGCGCACCGCGGCAGAGGTCGAGGAACTGATGCGGGGCTTGGACCTGCTGCCTCCCGGCTTGGTTCCGCTGCACCAGTGGCGGCCCCACACCGCCGAACCGGAAACGGCCCGGCGGTCGATCTGGGCCATCGGCGGGATCGGCCGCAAGCCCTGA